Proteins found in one Mucilaginibacter terrenus genomic segment:
- a CDS encoding tyrosine-type recombinase/integrase, giving the protein MSAPNVRQMSNQKNTFTEPSIINERDLSKRCYVTFYLNGERIREYNGKNVGISLNPNRAKSIAERQQLLKKLLFEIRKALEIHEYPHSTRSQKTVVANKPGKGSEMIDPSAISTLFKAVKTKLRSNLSLKYKRNLKTIYRQFRTFMSNEELNGPLSAISIVRIESFLNQYNSTGTYYMNKRRDLGVLFTLAAKTINVNVKTVQESSKIKSKAKLHKPYDKSQLKPILTYLLTYNPKLYLCCLLTYGAWLRPHEEVRLLTKGDFKKDDTEVHLSGEGNKGGKVRVVYIPEYAQTVIKPILEGLKRNENIFSLKKEPFNESYFNTAWSRAYKRMYALGLIYEDQTIYSFRHTAAIEVYQKTKDVYLLQKLLGHSSILVTLKYLRSLGEFSTDELRDAAPQL; this is encoded by the coding sequence ATGAGTGCGCCAAATGTGCGCCAAATGTCTAATCAAAAAAACACTTTCACAGAGCCTTCAATTATTAATGAAAGGGATTTATCCAAACGCTGTTATGTAACATTTTACTTAAATGGAGAACGAATAAGGGAATACAATGGTAAAAATGTTGGCATATCACTAAATCCTAATCGTGCTAAGTCAATTGCTGAAAGGCAACAACTATTGAAAAAATTGCTGTTCGAGATTCGCAAGGCTCTCGAAATACACGAATATCCACATTCAACACGTTCGCAAAAGACCGTTGTAGCCAATAAGCCTGGCAAAGGTTCTGAAATGATAGATCCTTCTGCTATCTCGACGTTATTTAAAGCTGTAAAAACCAAACTCCGTTCTAATCTAAGCCTGAAGTATAAAAGAAATCTTAAGACAATTTATCGGCAATTTCGAACTTTTATGAGTAATGAGGAATTAAATGGACCTCTTTCAGCAATTAGCATCGTACGTATAGAGTCTTTTTTGAATCAATACAATTCTACAGGTACTTATTACATGAACAAACGTCGTGATCTTGGCGTCCTATTTACCCTAGCCGCTAAAACGATTAATGTGAATGTAAAAACAGTGCAGGAATCCAGTAAGATTAAATCCAAAGCTAAGCTTCACAAACCTTATGATAAGAGCCAATTAAAACCAATACTTACTTACCTGCTAACTTATAATCCCAAGCTCTACTTATGCTGTCTGCTTACCTATGGCGCTTGGCTTCGCCCGCATGAAGAAGTTCGACTACTTACCAAGGGAGATTTCAAGAAAGACGACACCGAAGTTCATCTATCTGGCGAAGGTAACAAAGGTGGAAAAGTTAGAGTAGTTTACATACCCGAGTATGCTCAAACAGTGATAAAACCAATTTTGGAAGGTTTGAAGAGAAATGAAAACATTTTTAGTTTAAAGAAGGAACCTTTTAATGAGTCATACTTCAATACTGCCTGGAGCAGAGCCTACAAAAGGATGTATGCTTTAGGTCTAATTTATGAAGATCAGACTATATACTCTTTCAGGCATACTGCCGCAATCGAAGTTTATCAAAAAACGAAAGACGTTTATCTGCTTCAAAAGCTGCTTGGTCATTCCTCAATATTAGTCACCCTAAAATACCTTAGAAGTTTAGGCGAATTCAGCACTGATGAGTTGAGAGATGCTGCTCCACAATTATAA
- a CDS encoding DEAD/DEAH box helicase family protein → MNKSSYKFLKIGKEQYLKDIMDCIPSNVILFKVLTGIGATTLEIEYLLRHSIIIEPNLPVIKGKCKKYNKSKKNPTVLGVYEGVTVDMIVDYLQSDNKAKKIITTPESYFKVKQAFEELAINIYSHSFMLFDECERVVQDVGYREKIALPMKDFFLFTHKAFISATPIIPSDPNFLLQKFDIFNIKPTFDYKEQITVIDTNNVHYTLAKFFQENRRDQYFIFFNSTDAIASLIQSLNILDDSAVFCARESKGKLKVNGFKHLSTDIGPFQKYNFFTSRFFSAVDIDNVLNPTIIIISDLVTAAHSTIDPCSESIQIIGRFRKVDGFDSKKEVIHITNIDPELKAKSEQECVDDFKVGHSTYQTLKRLHDATTTSYGREVMKEALTRIEFAKYINLDGEINYFMQDNTVYEERKKGYYQSVQSLLTIYKDSKHFKMKAKSEWYSFSDLDRKRTDKQARLKTVFEVVMPAIKELYDKKDQTTFIWQLQLQSLKDEFSQVFDAFDKIGLEEAKALEFDHVKIRKAIQQKEISSQKSHFGFLGSIESNFHEGESYSSQQIMYKLRAGMAEHNLKLLTPGVKLLKEYCQLSDRITIGRNSDGKEVKGYKLIKILNKAKR, encoded by the coding sequence ATGAATAAAAGCAGTTATAAATTCCTTAAAATAGGGAAAGAACAGTACTTAAAGGACATAATGGATTGTATTCCCTCAAATGTCATTTTATTTAAAGTATTAACCGGCATTGGAGCAACGACTTTGGAAATAGAATACCTTCTCCGGCACAGCATCATAATTGAACCCAACCTTCCAGTTATAAAAGGGAAATGTAAGAAATACAACAAGTCAAAGAAAAACCCAACCGTTTTAGGTGTTTATGAAGGAGTTACAGTAGACATGATTGTTGATTATTTACAATCTGACAATAAAGCTAAAAAGATAATCACTACTCCTGAATCTTATTTCAAAGTAAAACAGGCTTTTGAAGAACTTGCAATTAATATATACTCACATAGCTTTATGCTATTTGACGAATGTGAGCGAGTTGTGCAAGACGTTGGCTACCGTGAAAAGATTGCCTTACCAATGAAGGATTTCTTTCTATTTACACACAAAGCATTCATTTCAGCAACGCCTATAATCCCGAGTGATCCTAACTTTCTGTTACAGAAGTTTGATATATTTAACATAAAACCAACGTTTGATTACAAAGAGCAGATAACAGTTATAGACACTAATAATGTTCATTACACTCTCGCTAAGTTTTTTCAAGAAAACAGGCGAGACCAATATTTTATCTTCTTTAATTCAACGGATGCAATCGCATCTTTAATCCAGAGCTTAAATATTCTTGACGATAGTGCAGTTTTTTGTGCTAGGGAAAGCAAAGGTAAGCTGAAGGTAAATGGCTTTAAGCATTTAAGTACAGATATTGGTCCTTTTCAAAAATACAATTTCTTTACCAGTAGGTTCTTCTCGGCTGTTGATATAGATAACGTCTTAAATCCAACTATTATCATTATATCTGATCTTGTTACTGCTGCCCATTCTACCATAGACCCTTGTAGTGAATCTATTCAAATTATTGGGCGGTTCAGGAAAGTCGACGGTTTTGATTCTAAAAAGGAAGTGATCCACATAACCAATATTGATCCAGAATTGAAAGCAAAATCTGAACAAGAATGTGTCGATGATTTTAAGGTTGGGCATAGTACATATCAAACATTGAAACGTTTACATGATGCCACTACCACATCTTATGGTCGTGAAGTTATGAAAGAGGCGTTGACTAGAATTGAGTTTGCTAAGTACATCAACCTGGATGGCGAGATTAATTACTTTATGCAAGATAATACAGTTTATGAAGAGCGAAAGAAAGGTTACTACCAATCGGTTCAATCTTTATTGACAATATACAAAGATTCTAAGCATTTCAAGATGAAAGCAAAATCGGAATGGTATTCCTTTTCTGACTTGGATAGAAAAAGAACTGATAAGCAAGCGCGTTTAAAAACTGTTTTCGAGGTTGTAATGCCAGCTATTAAAGAACTTTATGATAAAAAAGATCAGACAACTTTTATATGGCAACTTCAGCTGCAAAGTCTAAAAGATGAATTTTCTCAAGTTTTTGATGCTTTTGACAAAATAGGACTTGAAGAGGCGAAAGCCCTTGAGTTTGACCACGTCAAAATCAGGAAGGCAATACAGCAAAAGGAGATTAGCAGTCAAAAAAGTCACTTCGGCTTTCTCGGATCTATAGAGAGTAATTTTCATGAAGGTGAAAGCTATTCGTCACAACAGATCATGTACAAGTTAAGAGCGGGTATGGCAGAGCATAACTTAAAGCTGCTGACTCCTGGGGTTAAGTTGCTGAAGGAGTATTGCCAACTCTCCGACAGAATAACCATTGGTCGCAATTCTGATGGTAAAGAGGTAAAAGGTTATAAATTAATCAAGATACTGAATAAAGCTAAAAGATAA
- a CDS encoding helix-turn-helix domain-containing protein — protein sequence MTTSLKTEIEAFVINKVKEKRESLEMSQSELAVRLDVSNGFIGQAESSKSPTKYNLNHLNKLALIFKCSVKDFLPDAPFK from the coding sequence ATGACGACGAGTTTAAAAACTGAGATTGAAGCTTTTGTAATTAACAAGGTCAAAGAAAAAAGAGAATCATTAGAGATGTCTCAATCTGAGCTTGCTGTAAGATTAGATGTTTCAAATGGTTTTATTGGGCAAGCAGAAAGTTCTAAATCCCCAACTAAGTACAACCTTAATCACCTTAATAAGCTTGCGTTAATTTTTAAGTGCTCAGTAAAAGACTTTTTACCAGATGCGCCTTTTAAGTAG